acacTTTTTGATGTTTAGTTGAATTTATTAGCAAAGACAACAAAGAGACTTGAGCAGGAGATTTTCGGAGTTGGTAAACTATCTCATAGTCCGCCATTTTCATTTTCTGGAACAACTCATctgcttcttcaacacttactgGCTTCTTGGGTGGGAAATTCTTCTTTATGGCATTATTCACTTCCTCCAGATTGAGGTATTTCTCAGCCGGGTTATTTTCCTGAACTTCTCCCGAGATCTCTTTACCTCTGTAAGTTACTACCGCATTGttgtagttccatggaatggcagtgggatctgtcatgggcctttGCGGTGCACGGCCAATAACCACGgtctcattcagccttggtgaaattactgGCCCCCGCACCACGTAGGTCCCTTCGGGCACATACATTTTAGCTCCCTTGTTTAACTCAAACCTTCTAGGAGGGCTCAATGACATCTGTTCTTTCTTGTGGCCTCGGGGAACATAGAGAATGGCATCTTTTAAGGGCGCTACCCCAGTTTCAGTTCCCACTTTCTTTTCTGTATTCTGAGGGGTAGGGTTGCTCTTCTTCTCCCCTTTGTCTCGTTTCGCGATAGCTTTTGGTTTCCTTTCCACATCGGCTTTGGCAATGATGGCTTTTAGAGCTGGGTCAAACTCtctatcttcacaaatcattccaataatcagcctgttgttgtgagccggtaatgGATTATTGGTTACATTATGAACGTTTTCGTCCTTTAGTACTATTCTCTTTTGTTCTGTTAGATTTTCCACCGCCCTCTTCAATGTCCAATAGTCATCTgtatcatgcccttctgcccctgagtgGTAAGCACATTGAGTACAGGCTCTGTAATCGGGTTACGCTGGGTTCTGTCTGATTTGGAGTACAGGCTGCAACAAACCCATCTGGAGAAGTTTGGGAAAAAGGCTGGAATATGACTCCCCAATAGGTGTGAAGTTTGCCATCTTGGGTGGTTCCCGGGCACGGAAGTTGTTCTGTGGATGTCGGGGATTATACTGGGCTTGGTGAAAAGGTACATTTATGTGAAATGGAGCTCGGTTTTGAttaaattgttgttgtggcctagCGTATGATTGGGCATTCATCACCGCGTATGGCTGAGGAACCATAGCATAAGCCACATCctggtgggggtagtaatgttaTGGGGTTCTTTCAGAGAAATAAGGTCTGGGTGGTTTTCTTACACTTGAAGTTGCCATTGTcgcttcttctttcttctttcggtttgctaCACCTCCACACCCGCCTTGAATTTCTTGGGAGgtagcccttatagcagactgactcaagatttGCCTTGTCTTTAACCTATTctcaaccatttcaccgatttttaTGGCTTCGGCAAACGGCTTCCCCATcgcagacatcatgttctgataataataagcctcttgggcttgaagaaAGACACTAACCATCTCTGTTTCATCCATTAGAGgcttgactctggccgcttgttcgcgccatttgacagcatactctTGGAAGCATTCCGAGGACTTCTTCTATAGATTTGACAATAAATTCCTGTCAGGgacaatgtcgatgttatattgaaactgcctgacaaagtcccgagccaggtcatcccagatatgccaatgagatatatcctgatccatataccattcagaagcaatgccgACCAAACTCTCTCTAAAGTAAGCCATGAGAATCTCCTATTTTCTCCccgctccccgcaattggttgtagtaccttttgaggtgggctatgggatccccattcccatcatatttttcaaacttcggggttttgaaacccaagggtaaATGTACATGCGGGAACATGCACAAGTCAGCGTAGGATACGCTCTTTTTCCCactcagaccctgtatattttttagaCTTTGCTCAATGCTTCTCATCTTTCTGGTAATCTCCTCTTGTTCAGGGGTTTTTGTGGTTTTCTCCTGCCCTGCAGTCAACTCGTATCGAGGCGACTGAGGGCAAGCATTGGTAGTAAACTAGGTAGGTTCCAgtgggaaagatggtgcttgaaatgtgaagaaAGATGGATCAAAGCTAGGCCTGTGTAGAGTAGGTTGTGTAGCAGCTGAACAAGGTGgcgcagtgaatatgtttgaagcaGAACTTGAAGTTAACACTTGGGGGCGAGCCTCAGAAGGTGTTCTAGCAAAGTGTCCTAaaatggtaggatatcccagtggggtatttggataacttatggggatgttggaggtcccacttgccctcggaaaaagctcagggaatccaaGGATCGCAATTGGTGGTTCTCTTCCgttggcccaggcgtcccacatttccatcatgtcGAGATgcagaattctattttcctcagcagttgtTGACTCTGAAATTGGGATGGCCGAGATCGGACTATCCTCCggaataggaactgttggcagatgactttccgaagacatttcaacacttctttttgacctcgtgaagtacggatgtgaagccagactatcacaaaaccaaccaccttaatatAGAACATGCACTTTAATGCAGTAGACAACAAACTGGTCAGTTTGAAGAAATTAACACATAGGTAATCACACGTTGGAGGTGTGATGCACCTGTACAGTtgaatgtgtttctacatgttttgcaacggtcgtatgtttcatcccggcttttcttttccccaattttcttttctttccattTTGGCTCTTTGATGTTTCTCCTCTTATTCCTAGTTTCCTCTCCTCTTTTTTTCTTGCTctccttttttcgttttttttttctttggctctctatttctttctttttggtttttctttcggttctttcttttcacatccctcttttatttgagttatttacaaatcatgaccggatccgatgaggattgcctacgtattacgACGTCGCAAGAATCaaatcattacgtagttcaagaagataaatgcaaaaaataaagaaataattttttttttgggaatttccaattttcattaataaagCCTCTACTTCACTGAATTACAAGAAACTCCAAACATACTTCTTCTAGGACTTTAAAACTTCAAACAGACTCAAGCCAAACTTTTTCTAGGAATCTAAAATTTCAGATAGACTCAAAacatactttttaaaaaaaataaaagtacagactcgaaaaagaaaatacaatcaaGAGTACATCAGTGCCTCCAACCCTGTCCTAGGGACACCAACTGGTCTTGCAGCGGGCCTATGCGCCAGGTCATTTTAGAGCCGATAGAGATCctccattatctggcggacaaagatcatcacagtggcgaagaacatggatctagtcatgtcctcacactcaCTGCATTTCATCGTGATGTAGTCGGCAATCCTTCTGACCCTTTCCCTTATGATGCCTTTTTATTGCAACAAACGCCCATCTTTCCAGCTTTCGCTCGGATTCTTGGCTGCTATTCTCAGTTGTCGAACCTGGGCTCTGAaagcttcattttcttgaactAGCCTTTTCCTCTCACCCTCAGCCTCTCGTGCCTGTagatcattgttgaaggtgacatttctcaactcttctcgcAAAGCGTGAATGCTGGcttgatatttcttttccttttcccctaGGCTAACCTTTCCTGAATTTTGTCAACAAAATCTTGAACATGGGGCcttttggcaggcctctcggGTTCGGGCTCGGACTCTGGCTCATTGTTCACATAAAAACTTCTTTCAAACTAAGTAGCATAATTGGGATCAACTTCGCCCCTAGCCGGgtctggtacctgggtgtcaCTTTTTAGATACCGATAGTCATTCCAGTCCCTTTGAACTAAAACCTCAGGTAGCGTTGCTTCTGGGTTTAATTCAATGACTTGGGTGCTTAGATCTGCATCTTCGGGTATCACCTGATATCTTCCCAGTTGTCTCAAAACTCTTTGTGGTGCATATGgttgtatacttctcactcccaTCATCATCAAGTAGTCCTTTGAAGTGGTCATGTATATGACTTATGttaccgggagccatcctatggtccattcaatttgattctCTCCCAGTTTTCTTAAATAGGAAACCCAAACTTCAACCCCTTCTGGTGGTTTGTAGTCTTCCACCCTTTCCTCATATTTTTTGATGAAATTGTTCCCATCCGAAGCATAGCTCATGAACTTAGGATGACGGCGAAGGTGTTCGATTATCCACATTTGAAGAAGAACATTGGAACCCTCGAATAATGGAGCCCCAGATTTGCACAAGGTTAATGCCCGGTAAATGTCCGCCAACACCAATGGGACAAGTGTGTGATCTTTTTTGGTGACGATGATCTGTGCTATTCTGGCCATACGAGTGTCTACTGTGTCTTCCGCATTCAGAAAGACCATGACCCCTAGAAATACCGCGATGAAGGCAAACTGACGATGAATTTGCCAtatgctcttgtcttgtttgttatTCAATCTCTTTTCATGTGTTTCAAACCCggctgagtgcccgaacctgaaaTACAAGAAATAGAAAGAACCACACCCTTTGCTCATGTGGGCCTTATTCATTTGTTTGCTAATATTCAGAAGATCGAAGAACCTGTGCACATAAGGAGCCCTTGGGAATATGAGCTGTTGCTTTCTTATCTCTTGGCCAAAATCAATATACCCGTCCATTTCTTCCAGAGTGGGGATGAGCTCAAAATTCGAGAAACGGAACACATTATGGACGGGATCCCAAAAGATTACCAAGGCTTTAATTAAATACTCCCGGGGTTTGATGTGCATGATGTCTATCAGGGAACCCAAGTTTTCTTTCACCCAATCTCGGCCATCTTC
This sequence is a window from Nicotiana sylvestris chromosome 3, ASM39365v2, whole genome shotgun sequence. Protein-coding genes within it:
- the LOC138887503 gene encoding uncharacterized protein, with the protein product MDETEMVSVFLQAQEAYYYQNMMSAMGKPFAEAIKIGEMVENRLKTRQILSQSAIRATSQEIQGGCGGVANRKKKEEATMATSSDVAYAMVPQPYAVMNAQSYARPQQQFNQNRAPFHINVPFHQAQYNPRHPQNNFRAREPPKMANFTPIGESYSSLFPKLLQMGAEGHDTDDYWTLKRAVENLTEQKRIVLKDENVHNVTNNPLPAHNNRLIIGMICEDREFDPALKAIIAKADVERKPKAIAKRDKGEKKSNPTPQNTEKKVGTETGVAPLKDAILYVPRGHKKEQMSLSPPRRFELNKGAKMYVPEGTYVVRGPVISPRLNETVVIGRAPQRPMTDPTAIPWNYNNAVVTYRGKEISGEVQENNPAEKYLNLEEVNNAIKKNFPPKKPVSVEEADELFQKMKMADYEIVYQLRKSPAQVSLLSLLINSTKHQKVLIKTLNEAYVPIETIVEQ